In Marivivens aquimaris, one genomic interval encodes:
- the fliE gene encoding flagellar hook-basal body complex protein FliE, translated as MDISSRFATQAYAANKPATTPAQGDGGTVLGKAEDFAETLRASETTAIASMTGGADAHSLVQALAQTELAVEAAVTIRDKVVEAYQEILRMPV; from the coding sequence ATGGATATCTCTTCACGTTTTGCCACGCAGGCTTACGCCGCCAACAAGCCCGCCACCACGCCCGCGCAAGGGGACGGCGGCACGGTGCTGGGAAAGGCAGAGGATTTTGCCGAAACGCTGCGCGCCAGTGAAACAACGGCGATCGCATCGATGACAGGCGGCGCGGACGCGCATTCGCTGGTGCAGGCTCTGGCGCAGACCGAGCTCGCGGTCGAAGCGGCAGTGACCATCCGCGACAAGGTCGTCGAGGCGTATCAGGAGATCCTGAGGATGCCGGTATGA
- a CDS encoding flagellar biosynthetic protein FliQ, whose product MMSEGAIFDVLRAALWAGVVMSAPLLAVSLIVGLVIGLFQALTSIQENSLTFVPKLVCIVAVFWASMGFMTQTLVSLWRDTLVPMIAGA is encoded by the coding sequence ATGATGAGCGAAGGCGCGATTTTCGACGTGCTGCGCGCGGCGCTCTGGGCCGGCGTGGTGATGTCAGCCCCGCTGCTCGCGGTGTCGCTGATCGTCGGGCTGGTGATCGGCCTGTTCCAAGCGCTCACCTCCATTCAGGAAAACAGTCTCACGTTCGTGCCGAAACTGGTGTGCATCGTCGCGGTGTTCTGGGCCTCGATGGGGTTCATGACGCAGACGCTGGTGTCGCTTTGGCGCGATACGCTGGTGCCGATGATCGCGGGGGCATGA
- a CDS encoding flagellar hook-basal body complex protein yields the protein MMDAITTSLSRQSGLMTEMQTIANNIANTNTTGFRSAGVTFSEFLNSAGSVSMSAARAHHFSVAQGALAQTGGTYDLAIEGDGFFLVETPEGQRLTRAGNFTPNEMGDLVTMDGHPVLDSGGSPVFVPIGAGSVGIAPDGTISADGQIVGQIGIWQPTDPLTMRRTEGTRFSADGYEPAEGRMVQGFVEQSNVDPILQISRLIEVQRAYELGQSFSEREDERVRNALGTITR from the coding sequence ATGATGGACGCGATTACCACAAGCCTCAGCCGTCAGTCGGGGCTGATGACCGAAATGCAGACCATCGCGAACAACATCGCAAACACGAATACGACCGGTTTCAGGTCGGCGGGGGTTACGTTCTCGGAGTTTCTGAATAGCGCCGGATCAGTCTCTATGTCGGCGGCCCGAGCGCATCATTTTTCGGTCGCGCAGGGCGCTTTGGCGCAGACAGGCGGGACCTATGACCTCGCTATCGAAGGGGACGGCTTCTTTCTGGTCGAAACGCCGGAGGGGCAGCGCCTCACAAGGGCGGGGAATTTCACACCGAACGAGATGGGCGATCTGGTGACGATGGACGGGCATCCCGTGCTCGATAGCGGCGGATCACCTGTGTTCGTGCCGATCGGCGCAGGCTCGGTCGGCATCGCGCCGGACGGGACGATTTCGGCGGACGGGCAAATCGTGGGGCAAATCGGCATCTGGCAACCGACCGACCCGCTGACGATGCGCAGGACCGAAGGCACGCGGTTTTCGGCGGACGGCTATGAACCTGCCGAGGGGCGCATGGTTCAGGGATTTGTCGAGCAGTCCAACGTCGATCCGATCCTCCAGATCAGCCGTCTGATCGAGGTCCAGCGGGCCTACGAATTGGGCCAGAGTTTCAGCGAGCGCGAGGACGAACGGGTCCGAAATGCGCTCGGCACCATCACACGATAG
- the flgG gene encoding flagellar basal-body rod protein FlgG: MRVLAIAAAGMSAQQTRVEVISNNLANMNTTGFDPRRAEFADLHYQQAIRPGTITASDGTVMPTGVQLGLGVKPTAVSVMIQQGALAATGGDLDVAIEGAGYLEVMQPNGTSGYTRDGALKISADGQIVTSEGYAVMPGVTLPADTNSVSISAEGEVYAQFADRIEPELLGQFSLAMFTNPKGLEATGSNMFAETTASGPALVSTPGQDGLGVLRQGYLEDSSVDAVREVTDLIEAQRGYEMNSKVITAADQMLSAMVQVR, encoded by the coding sequence ATGCGCGTCCTTGCGATCGCGGCCGCCGGAATGAGCGCCCAGCAAACTCGGGTCGAGGTGATTTCCAACAACCTCGCGAACATGAACACCACCGGCTTTGACCCGCGGCGGGCGGAGTTCGCGGACCTTCACTATCAGCAGGCCATCAGGCCCGGTACAATCACCGCAAGCGACGGGACGGTGATGCCGACGGGCGTGCAGCTCGGGCTTGGTGTGAAGCCGACCGCCGTGTCCGTCATGATCCAGCAAGGCGCGCTGGCCGCGACGGGCGGTGATCTGGACGTGGCCATCGAAGGCGCAGGCTATCTGGAGGTCATGCAGCCGAACGGTACTTCGGGCTATACGCGGGACGGTGCGCTCAAAATCTCCGCCGACGGTCAGATCGTGACGTCGGAAGGCTACGCCGTGATGCCAGGCGTGACGCTGCCTGCTGACACGAATTCTGTGTCTATCTCAGCGGAAGGTGAGGTCTATGCTCAGTTTGCCGACCGGATCGAGCCGGAACTGCTAGGCCAATTCAGCCTCGCCATGTTCACCAACCCCAAGGGGCTGGAGGCAACGGGCAGCAACATGTTTGCGGAGACCACGGCCTCCGGTCCTGCGCTGGTGTCTACCCCGGGCCAAGACGGACTGGGCGTGCTACGGCAGGGGTATCTGGAGGACTCCAGCGTCGATGCCGTGCGCGAAGTCACCGACCTGATAGAGGCGCAGCGGGGGTACGAGATGAACTCCAAGGTGATCACCGCCGCCGACCAGATGCTCAGCGCGATGGTGCAGGTCCGATGA
- the flgA gene encoding flagellar basal body P-ring formation chaperone FlgA has protein sequence MIRALILCLVASPALADTVVAARTIPPRTVLMAEDLKQITQDIPGGIADAASIIGMEARVALYANRPISAASLRMPAVVERNQVITLIYDTGGMMISTDGRALDRAGPGEVIRVMNLGSRNTVSAKIGVDGAAYVGR, from the coding sequence ATGATCCGCGCGTTGATATTGTGCCTCGTGGCCTCGCCTGCTTTGGCGGATACGGTCGTCGCCGCGCGAACGATCCCGCCACGCACCGTGCTGATGGCGGAGGACTTGAAGCAGATCACGCAGGACATTCCTGGTGGTATCGCGGACGCGGCGTCGATCATCGGCATGGAGGCCCGTGTCGCGCTCTACGCCAACCGCCCGATCAGCGCGGCGAGCCTGAGGATGCCCGCCGTGGTCGAGCGCAATCAGGTGATTACGCTGATCTACGATACCGGCGGCATGATGATTTCGACCGATGGCCGCGCGCTGGATCGCGCCGGACCGGGGGAGGTGATCCGCGTGATGAACCTCGGGTCGCGCAACACGGTGAGCGCCAAAATCGGTGTGGATGGAGCTGCTTATGTGGGCCGTTAG
- the flgH gene encoding flagellar basal body L-ring protein FlgH — translation MWAVRIAVAALCLSACAPLGRIGQPPEMSPPVATVEHTAMMTPAFPFAEETEPYRPAQTASLWTGERGSLLGERRAMTRGDILTVVVEIDEGAQINNSSDRSRRASQEMEINDLFGWPQRMDERLPDGASMGSAVGLGSNSSARGDGSIQRSEKLTLRVAATVTDVMPNGVLAIQGSQEVRVNFEMRELLVSGFVRPIDISRQNEITYDKIASARISYGGEGQISDMQQPRYGQQIAEALLPF, via the coding sequence ATGTGGGCCGTTAGAATCGCCGTCGCCGCGCTCTGCCTTTCGGCCTGCGCACCGCTGGGCCGCATCGGACAGCCGCCGGAAATGTCGCCGCCCGTCGCCACCGTGGAACACACCGCGATGATGACGCCCGCGTTTCCATTCGCCGAAGAGACCGAACCCTACCGCCCCGCGCAGACCGCGTCGCTCTGGACGGGCGAGCGCGGATCGCTGCTCGGGGAGCGCCGCGCGATGACGCGGGGCGACATCCTGACCGTAGTGGTGGAGATCGACGAGGGCGCGCAGATTAACAACTCCTCCGACCGCTCGCGCCGCGCCTCGCAAGAGATGGAGATCAACGACCTCTTCGGTTGGCCGCAGCGGATGGACGAACGGCTGCCGGACGGTGCCTCGATGGGATCTGCGGTCGGGCTCGGGTCGAACAGTAGCGCGCGGGGTGATGGCTCCATCCAGCGGAGCGAGAAACTGACGCTCCGCGTGGCGGCGACTGTGACGGATGTGATGCCCAATGGCGTGCTCGCCATCCAAGGCAGCCAAGAGGTCCGCGTCAATTTCGAGATGCGAGAGTTGCTGGTCTCCGGCTTCGTGCGGCCGATCGATATCAGCCGCCAGAACGAAATTACCTACGACAAAATCGCCTCCGCCCGCATTTCCTACGGCGGCGAGGGGCAGATTTCGGACATGCAGCAACCGCGTTACGGCCAGCAGATCGCCGAAGCGCTTTTGCCGTTCTAA
- a CDS encoding flagellar basal body-associated protein FliL: protein MRLLIPVLFFIIGIAAGTGAGYFLRSDEARHEAAEEHAPAEEHETTAAYAKLNNQFIVPVVEDAEMRSVMVLSLSLQVPEEEKDGVYAVEPKLRDVLFSALMEHANLGGFSGNFTSADKMRTLRQVLKEAADVVLPHVVEDVLILDIARQDV, encoded by the coding sequence ATGCGGCTTCTGATACCCGTTCTGTTTTTCATCATCGGCATCGCGGCGGGCACGGGCGCGGGGTATTTCCTGCGCTCGGACGAGGCGCGGCACGAAGCCGCCGAAGAGCACGCACCCGCCGAGGAACACGAGACCACTGCGGCCTACGCCAAGCTGAACAACCAGTTCATCGTCCCCGTGGTCGAGGATGCGGAAATGCGGTCGGTCATGGTGCTGTCTTTGTCGTTGCAGGTGCCCGAGGAGGAAAAGGATGGCGTCTACGCGGTGGAGCCGAAGCTGCGAGACGTGCTGTTCTCCGCCCTGATGGAGCACGCGAACCTTGGCGGATTTTCGGGCAATTTCACGAGCGCGGACAAAATGCGCACGCTGCGGCAGGTTCTGAAAGAAGCAGCCGATGTGGTTCTGCCTCACGTGGTCGAGGATGTTCTGATCCTCGACATCGCGCGTCAGGACGTGTGA
- the flhB gene encoding flagellar type III secretion system protein FlhB: MSEDDDKQFEPSQKRLDDARKRGEIAKSLDLVTAASWGGLLIAMLMTIGASFGDLGTMFMALLENAGRTEIDRPLLGRLLGQIALPTLAWFLVPLLTSALALVAQRAVIFAPTKLAPKADRINPLKNAKQKFGRAGLFEFAKSAAKLMLYGAVLAVVIARGLPNITRAIWMTPAQAVGAMMWLAAQAFAAVILLSAIIGVVDFMWQRAELHRRNRMSRQELMDETKESEGDPQLKQQRRQKAVDIAMNRMLADVPTADVVIVNPTHYAVALKWDKASGHAPICVAKGVDEVAAKIRNLAAEYAVPVRSDPPAARALYATVKVGEPIRPDHYRAVAAAIRFADALKKRAR, encoded by the coding sequence ATGAGCGAGGACGACGACAAGCAGTTCGAGCCATCGCAAAAACGGCTCGACGATGCGCGGAAACGCGGGGAGATCGCCAAATCGCTCGACCTCGTCACCGCGGCGTCATGGGGTGGGCTGCTGATCGCGATGCTTATGACGATCGGGGCGTCTTTCGGCGACCTCGGCACCATGTTCATGGCACTGCTCGAAAACGCTGGCCGGACCGAGATTGACCGACCATTGCTGGGGCGGCTCCTTGGCCAGATCGCCCTTCCGACCCTTGCCTGGTTCCTTGTCCCGCTGCTGACCTCTGCTTTGGCGCTTGTTGCCCAGCGCGCCGTGATATTCGCGCCAACCAAGCTTGCGCCCAAGGCCGACCGCATTAATCCGCTGAAGAACGCCAAGCAGAAATTCGGGCGGGCAGGGCTGTTCGAATTCGCGAAAAGCGCAGCCAAACTCATGCTCTACGGTGCCGTTCTGGCCGTCGTCATTGCCCGAGGGCTGCCCAACATCACGCGGGCGATCTGGATGACGCCGGCACAGGCGGTCGGTGCGATGATGTGGCTCGCGGCGCAGGCGTTTGCCGCTGTGATCCTGCTTTCTGCCATCATCGGCGTGGTCGATTTCATGTGGCAACGGGCCGAACTGCACCGGCGTAACCGCATGAGCCGTCAGGAGTTGATGGACGAAACCAAGGAAAGCGAAGGCGATCCGCAGCTCAAGCAGCAGCGCCGTCAAAAGGCTGTCGACATCGCCATGAACCGGATGCTGGCGGACGTGCCGACGGCGGATGTGGTGATCGTGAACCCGACCCACTACGCGGTCGCGCTGAAGTGGGACAAAGCGTCGGGCCACGCCCCGATCTGCGTGGCGAAAGGTGTCGACGAGGTTGCGGCAAAGATCCGCAATCTGGCCGCTGAATATGCCGTGCCCGTGCGATCCGACCCTCCGGCGGCGCGGGCGCTCTATGCGACCGTCAAAGTCGGCGAGCCGATCCGTCCTGACCACTACCGCGCTGTCGCTGCGGCCATCCGGTTTGCCGACGCCCTGAAGAAGCGAGCCCGATGA
- a CDS encoding flagellar biosynthetic protein FliR, with product MTLADIGAEAVWAAMILLARIGACIALAPAFGEMTLPVRIRLGIALAYTVMLWPIVPIPAEQTLNQEIIAIIVEALNGLFWGILLRLVVIALETAGTIIGQSMSLSQLFGNTAGAEPLPVAGQILRVAGLALACALGLHVKLAAYLIATYQIAPVGDLISAANMMQAGLETISSTFALAFSLAAPFVIGALLYNLTIGFMNRAMPQFILTIVGAPVSMLGGIFLLIVMAPLILGLWIEALDRMLAP from the coding sequence ATGACGCTCGCCGATATCGGGGCGGAGGCGGTCTGGGCGGCGATGATCCTCCTCGCGCGGATTGGTGCCTGCATCGCCCTCGCCCCCGCGTTCGGAGAGATGACGCTGCCCGTCCGCATCCGCCTCGGGATCGCGCTGGCCTACACGGTGATGCTTTGGCCGATTGTGCCGATCCCGGCAGAACAGACCCTAAATCAGGAGATTATCGCCATTATTGTCGAGGCCCTGAACGGCCTCTTCTGGGGCATTCTGCTGCGCCTCGTAGTGATCGCGCTTGAAACTGCGGGCACGATTATCGGGCAGTCGATGTCCCTTTCACAGCTGTTCGGCAACACCGCTGGCGCCGAGCCGCTGCCCGTAGCAGGCCAGATCCTGCGCGTCGCCGGCCTCGCGCTCGCCTGCGCGCTGGGACTGCATGTCAAGCTCGCCGCCTACCTGATCGCGACCTACCAGATCGCGCCTGTAGGCGATCTCATCTCGGCCGCTAACATGATGCAGGCGGGGTTGGAGACGATCAGTTCCACCTTCGCGCTCGCCTTTTCGCTCGCCGCGCCGTTCGTCATCGGCGCGCTCCTCTACAACCTCACCATTGGTTTTATGAACCGCGCGATGCCGCAGTTCATCCTGACCATCGTCGGCGCGCCGGTGAGTATGCTCGGCGGTATTTTTCTCCTGATCGTTATGGCCCCGCTCATCCTCGGCCTCTGGATCGAGGCGCTGGACCGGATGCTCGCACCATGA
- the flhA gene encoding flagellar biosynthesis protein FlhA, with product MTQISTLFRPTVLLALALMAVIVMMILPVPAIILDIGLAASFALAILIFTVTLFIERPLDFSAFPTVLLASLMLRLALNVSSTKLIIGQGHTGTGAAGQVIEGFAYFVMGGSVLLGLVVFSVLLIVNFVVINKGATRMAEVGARFALDAMPGKQLAIDADMSAGAIDHAEARHRREVEQAETTFFGSLDGASKFVKGDAVAGLLITGLNLVMGMIIGTAMHGMPIGKALETYAILTVGDGLVSQIPAVVISIASALLLARGGSKGATDIALVGQLGKHPAALATVAMLMLLFAFVPGLPFIPFIVGAGVLGACAYFARSKPDEPDMPAEKLPPPEASLGDMLDLDDIHVEFAPDLIEMVLDPVTGLDARIVSMRQHVATRYGLILPEIRMTDSAMLPDGHYAIRIQGVEQATDQLRPGRILALLPDGTNPPVSGETVTEPVYGAPARWIAPQDQDTALIEGLTTVLPNEVLATHLLEIIKRNFPRLMSQRALARILDEMVNLSDGGRREANKRLLNDMIPDRVPTDLLLSVLRLLLDEQVSIRNLPLILEAISEGRATYGTPEMLTEYVRQRLGFQIIAEYKRSDGTLPLIQLAQEWEDTFTRYQIAGERADVALPPDVFNQLGKSIAEKASEIAGNGVQAAIVTNARRRRFLRTILTARGVSNPVISFEEIGLSAKPALVGLVPA from the coding sequence ATGACCCAGATTTCGACCCTATTCCGGCCTACCGTTCTCCTCGCGCTTGCGCTGATGGCGGTCATCGTCATGATGATCCTGCCTGTGCCGGCGATCATTCTGGATATCGGGTTGGCTGCCTCCTTTGCGCTCGCGATCCTGATTTTTACGGTGACGCTGTTCATCGAACGGCCCCTCGATTTTTCGGCCTTCCCCACGGTTCTGCTTGCCTCGCTCATGCTGCGACTCGCGCTCAACGTCTCCAGCACAAAGCTGATCATCGGGCAGGGGCACACAGGCACCGGCGCTGCAGGGCAGGTGATCGAAGGGTTCGCCTATTTCGTCATGGGCGGTTCTGTCTTGCTGGGTCTCGTCGTGTTTTCGGTCCTGCTGATCGTAAATTTCGTAGTCATCAACAAAGGCGCGACCCGCATGGCAGAGGTCGGCGCGCGCTTTGCCCTTGATGCTATGCCGGGCAAGCAGCTCGCCATCGACGCCGACATGAGCGCAGGCGCGATCGACCATGCCGAGGCGCGCCACCGCCGCGAGGTCGAACAGGCGGAGACGACGTTTTTCGGCTCGCTCGACGGCGCATCAAAGTTCGTCAAAGGCGATGCCGTGGCGGGCCTTTTGATTACCGGCCTCAACCTCGTCATGGGCATGATCATTGGGACCGCTATGCACGGGATGCCGATTGGCAAAGCGCTTGAGACTTATGCGATCCTCACCGTCGGCGACGGTCTTGTGAGTCAAATCCCTGCCGTCGTCATCTCCATCGCCTCGGCACTGCTGCTGGCGCGTGGCGGCTCCAAAGGTGCGACCGATATCGCGCTCGTAGGACAGCTTGGCAAACATCCGGCCGCCTTGGCGACGGTCGCGATGCTCATGTTGCTCTTCGCATTTGTGCCGGGCCTGCCGTTCATTCCATTTATCGTCGGCGCCGGTGTCCTCGGCGCTTGCGCGTATTTCGCCCGTTCAAAGCCGGATGAACCGGATATGCCCGCTGAAAAGCTGCCTCCGCCCGAAGCATCACTCGGCGACATGCTGGACCTCGACGATATCCATGTAGAATTCGCGCCTGATCTGATCGAAATGGTTCTCGATCCCGTGACGGGCCTCGACGCGCGGATTGTCAGTATGCGCCAGCACGTTGCGACGCGGTACGGTCTGATCCTTCCGGAAATCCGGATGACGGACAGCGCTATGCTGCCGGATGGTCACTACGCGATCCGCATTCAGGGCGTGGAGCAAGCGACCGATCAATTGCGCCCCGGCCGTATTCTAGCGCTGCTCCCCGACGGCACAAACCCGCCTGTTTCCGGCGAAACGGTCACCGAGCCGGTTTATGGTGCGCCCGCGCGTTGGATCGCGCCGCAAGATCAGGACACCGCGTTGATCGAGGGGCTGACGACGGTACTGCCGAATGAAGTGCTCGCCACGCACCTCCTTGAGATCATCAAACGCAACTTCCCGCGCCTCATGAGCCAGCGGGCGCTGGCCCGTATTCTGGACGAGATGGTCAACCTGTCGGATGGCGGGCGGCGCGAAGCGAATAAGCGGCTCCTGAACGACATGATCCCGGACCGTGTGCCGACCGATTTGTTGCTGAGTGTCCTGCGGTTGCTGCTGGACGAGCAGGTCTCCATCCGCAATCTGCCACTGATCCTTGAGGCGATTTCCGAGGGACGCGCCACCTACGGAACCCCCGAAATGCTGACCGAATACGTCCGCCAGCGGCTCGGTTTCCAGATCATAGCCGAGTACAAACGCAGCGACGGCACGCTCCCGTTAATCCAGCTCGCGCAGGAGTGGGAGGACACGTTCACCCGTTACCAGATCGCGGGCGAGCGTGCGGACGTCGCTCTGCCGCCCGATGTGTTCAACCAGCTTGGCAAGTCTATTGCCGAAAAGGCGTCCGAAATCGCGGGTAACGGCGTTCAAGCGGCCATCGTCACGAACGCCAGACGGCGGAGGTTCCTGCGCACGATCCTGACCGCGCGCGGCGTGTCGAACCCGGTTATCAGCTTCGAGGAAATCGGCCTCTCCGCCAAACCCGCGCTCGTCGGTCTGGTGCCCGCATGA
- the motA gene encoding flagellar motor stator protein MotA, producing the protein MIGVVGIVLIFVMVFGGYTLAGGHLEIILHSLPYEMIMIGGAGLGAFVLSNDLSGIKHTARDVAKVFKGPHWKHADYRDLLCLLYELIRVGRAGPVALESHIETPQDSPIFARYPKILADGEAVALICDTFRSASMNYDDPHQVEEVLDKRMETARHDAEHSTHALQSVADALPALGIVAAVLGVIKTMGSIDKPPEILGEMIGGALVGTFLGVFLAYGLIGPFAARLKQVVAEDGHFYQLIREVLVANLHNHAPNICIEVGRQNVPSHARPEFNEVDEALRTLKQEAA; encoded by the coding sequence ATGATTGGTGTTGTCGGCATTGTCCTGATCTTCGTCATGGTTTTCGGCGGCTACACGCTCGCCGGTGGCCATCTGGAGATCATCCTCCATTCGTTGCCTTACGAGATGATCATGATCGGCGGCGCAGGGCTTGGGGCATTTGTGCTGTCGAACGACCTCTCCGGCATCAAGCACACGGCGCGCGATGTGGCCAAAGTGTTCAAGGGCCCGCATTGGAAGCACGCTGACTACCGCGATTTGCTCTGCCTGCTCTACGAGCTGATCCGCGTCGGCCGTGCTGGCCCCGTCGCTTTGGAGTCGCATATCGAGACCCCGCAGGATTCGCCGATTTTTGCCCGCTATCCCAAGATTTTGGCCGACGGCGAGGCCGTGGCCCTTATCTGCGATACCTTCCGCTCCGCCTCTATGAATTATGACGACCCGCATCAGGTCGAAGAGGTGCTGGATAAGCGGATGGAGACCGCGCGCCACGATGCCGAGCACTCCACCCACGCGCTGCAATCCGTAGCCGACGCGCTGCCCGCTTTGGGCATCGTCGCGGCGGTGCTCGGGGTGATCAAGACGATGGGCTCTATCGACAAACCGCCTGAAATTCTTGGCGAAATGATCGGCGGCGCGCTCGTCGGCACATTCCTCGGCGTCTTTCTCGCTTACGGGCTGATCGGCCCCTTTGCCGCGCGCCTCAAACAGGTCGTCGCGGAGGATGGTCATTTTTATCAGCTGATTCGGGAGGTGCTCGTCGCCAACCTCCACAATCACGCCCCGAATATCTGCATTGAGGTTGGCCGTCAGAACGTCCCTAGCCATGCGCGACCCGAATTCAATGAAGTTGACGAGGCCCTCCGCACCCTCAAGCAGGAAGCCGCATGA
- a CDS encoding MotE family protein translates to MKRSPRLLLALSILLIGSGALRLSGGIQIPAVLADEVETCVDTTPEVLAALNDRSDRLDQREDILNTRAREIAEEEEALTAHIAEMEATKASLEDMLNLADNAVENDLARLTEVYQNMKPRDATALFTAMDPDFAAGFLARMRPDAAAAIMSGMSPETAYTISAVLAGRFTNVTVDEALTRP, encoded by the coding sequence ATGAAACGCTCCCCTCGGCTCTTGCTTGCGTTGTCGATTCTCCTGATCGGCTCGGGCGCTTTGCGGCTGTCGGGCGGTATTCAAATTCCAGCTGTTCTCGCGGACGAAGTAGAGACTTGCGTTGATACCACGCCCGAAGTGCTAGCCGCGCTGAACGACCGCAGTGACCGCCTTGATCAGCGGGAGGATATCCTGAACACCCGCGCCCGCGAGATCGCCGAAGAGGAAGAAGCACTCACCGCCCACATCGCTGAAATGGAGGCGACCAAGGCCAGCCTTGAGGACATGCTGAACCTCGCTGACAACGCGGTGGAAAACGACCTTGCGCGGCTGACGGAGGTCTATCAGAACATGAAACCGCGTGACGCGACCGCGCTATTCACCGCGATGGACCCCGATTTTGCCGCCGGTTTCCTTGCGCGGATGCGCCCCGATGCCGCCGCTGCGATCATGTCGGGCATGTCCCCCGAAACCGCCTACACAATCTCTGCTGTGCTCGCGGGTCGCTTCACCAATGTCACGGTGGATGAGGCGCTTACACGTCCTTAA
- a CDS encoding flagellar basal body-associated FliL family protein, which translates to MPDTAQSSNKKPLVIGAVLALIGGAGGYAATAGMLPEFGGGHGAQSHDIGVAFVPVDPLIVSLPDGKHLRFTAQLEVAPEARAEVEAMSPRIVDIFNSFLRAVHPSDFEDPVILEKLRSHLLHRARLVTGESAVKSVLIMEFVLD; encoded by the coding sequence ATGCCTGACACTGCGCAGTCATCGAACAAAAAGCCGCTCGTTATCGGTGCCGTGCTCGCGCTCATCGGCGGGGCGGGTGGTTATGCGGCCACAGCCGGGATGCTGCCGGAATTCGGCGGCGGCCATGGCGCGCAAAGCCATGACATTGGCGTGGCTTTTGTGCCCGTCGACCCGCTGATCGTCTCTTTGCCGGATGGCAAACACCTGCGTTTCACCGCCCAGCTCGAAGTCGCACCCGAAGCCCGCGCTGAGGTCGAGGCGATGTCGCCCCGCATTGTCGATATCTTCAACAGCTTTCTCAGGGCGGTGCATCCGTCCGACTTCGAAGACCCTGTAATCCTCGAAAAACTGCGCTCCCATCTCCTCCACCGGGCGCGGCTCGTAACTGGCGAAAGTGCCGTCAAGAGCGTGCTGATTATGGAATTTGTATTGGATTAA